Proteins from one Triticum aestivum cultivar Chinese Spring chromosome 7A, IWGSC CS RefSeq v2.1, whole genome shotgun sequence genomic window:
- the LOC123150953 gene encoding uncharacterized protein, which translates to MFRFISAWLQVVLRYIAAWLQAAAAAAAAAADKLDAASLSLQGTAAMDFPATVSLGPLHRQLHSFRAATNNLPDGVSDGEVRRLEEDLETLFTELKIVSEADDPSFTARCWMKEVRELRYDAEDFFNEVPRSSAGAGRSALHTLILSIPRKLKLRRQVAEAFSDLCARAKDASQRRQSFQLGPATIRPESGQVNVSRSKSLGLIGLEESMDKLVKLMALDDQEIAELLAFDSEDTEQLVQVVPIFGSAGVGKTTLARTFYRNFGGKFQCRAFVRVSRNPDMRRMLSSMLSQIKAPPVHGFPDVQDLIDHIRGYLQCKRYLIVIDDLWASSTWDIISRAFPDGDCCCRIIVTTEIKDVALACSRYQFKYMYEMSPLNGDQSRQLFLGRVFGSENGCPPDFKEVTYEIIRKCGGLPLATENIASMLACELNIDQWKHIRDSLPSVLRLRTDPSSEGLKEVLNIIYDNLSPYLKTCLLYLIMYPEGSTISKDELVTQWITEDFIGEGQDREKIARHYFDELVSRGMIQPLDRNYNDEVLTCTVHHMVLDLIRYKSLEENFIIIVSCFQTITGLPDKVRRLSVQFGGAKCANIPADFMMTQVRSLIFFGFLNCVPSFVEYKLLRVLILHIWADQSKIFDLTRISKLFQLRYLKIDCNITVHLPDEIQQLRFLETLELHAPVSDMPSDISCLPLLHTLGYFDLGKNSIENVQSLGELNNLQDLHLTWSNISDPDNLKNNMQCLGSILRKLGNLKSLTLVRAASSHADVTLIRAASSHPDVLDDAGGAILGISGDVLSSVSSPPPLLQRLELSGRCCIFASLPEWTKELGNLCILKISVRKLLRKDIDILKGLPALMALSLYVWTAPVGKVVFDSEGFSILKYFKFTCAAPCLAFLIGSMPSVRELKLAFNANRMEQYSQIVAGLEYLIELKEITAKVGGTGADESDKRYAESALRGAIANHPCAPIITVQCVDRILYGEDDMSAVTQEQEHWTLEEEHEIQEESLDPLPELIPIPSTQTQMRDGSQNGGTDSSREVLTQTREEVQDELIERSMEVLTHEREHLTLERQHEIHEELLDPLPEVVSTSSTQTQVREEVRDGEIGRSMEVLTQEQEQCIVEQQDEMTDGVLDVQIGTLMEVLAQEEQWRNNMQNSGIGRSMAVVSASHGTLDPLLDKLNALLSEEYGNLEGVLHEVSALKSELTLMHTAVRKYTMLEDPDVQVKLWLSLLREFSYDAEDYIDKFIHQLDNGGHHGGFKQIFGKTACQLKTLGSQHEIAEKIDELKDRAKNLKASSYKMDDTACITSCHSTVDPQLAALFVDSAHLVGIDSPRDDLAKWTVEVGNSSAKHHCRMLSIVGFGGLGKTTLANEVYRKAKGHFHCQAFVSVSQKPDIKKILMNLISQVSPHGFTKDTYNWDKMRFIRELRKLLKDKRYLVVIDDIWSISAWNIIKCAFPENNCSSRVITTTRIIEVARSCCMGQDDRMYEMQPLSDFHSKRLFLRRIFGSKDSPDMLKEVSNEILKKCGGLPLAIISVSSLLANRPANKEEWEKVCALDKDIGLEEMNRILCLSYNALPDNLKTCLLYLSNFPEGCVIERERLVRRWIAEGFISENHGQSQQEVAEWYFYEFINRSMIQAVDIRYDGKARACRVHNMMLELIISKSAEDNFVMVIRSRQTGLVNRHGCIRRLSVQHIDQNLASVLANEDLSHVRSLTVTSSSCIEHLPSLACFENLRVLDFEGCDGLEKYHMKGLGKFFQLKYLSLRGTWISHLPSEVVMLHNLETLDIRETHVEELPAEIVHLTKLQHLIASTDYVMPGIKIPDGIGNMRNLQVLLGCGISSGSVGALEELGNLTNLNELDVQYWGIGSEYKWHEDRFLSSLIKLGSCKLQSFRIWRKCPGDVKFLESWFPLPFSLQRFEMSGCYSFKWIPCWISPALTSLAYLEINIVEVTQTDLCILGEMPALLHLRLTCRTFRKERLIFYGRGFQHLKEFVYDAAVLPSGNLLFMEGALPMLEDLSLIYCVSMVNAYGFFLGIEHLPRLKNAQIHLYKQGAASSDIASAEVTIRNEADDNPNCPRVTLVEHVKREDYCSDGCPNRTVTDQGLDANTTNQKVLIIFFTKF; encoded by the exons ATGTTCCGATTTATCAGTGCTTGGCTACAGGTGGTGCTCCGGTATATCGCCGCATGGCTtcaggcggcggcggccgcggcggcggcagcggcggataAACTGGATGCTGCGTCGCTCTCGCTTCAGGGGACGGCGGCCATGGATTTTCCTGCTACTGTTTCGCTTGGCCCCCTCCACCGGCAGCTCCATTCATTCAGGGCTGCCACGAACAATCTCCCCGACGGGGTTAGCGATGGCGAGGTCCGGCGCCTCGAAGAAGATCTGGAGACACTGTTCACCGAGCTCAAGATCGTGTCGGAGGCGGACGACCCCAGCTTCACGGCCAGGTGCTGGATGAAGGAGGTGCGGGAGCTCCGCTACGACGCAGAGGACTTCTTCAACGAGGTCCCGcgctcctccgccggcgccggcaGAAGCGCTCTTCACACCCTCATTCTTTCGATCCCCAGAAAACTGAAGCTTCGGCGCCAGGTTGCAGAAGCTTTCTCAGATCTGTGTGCTCGTGCCAAGGATGCGAGTCAAAGACGCCAAAGTTTCCAGCTTGGACCAGCAACCATCAGACCTGAATCTGGACAAGTCAATGTCAGCCGCTCCAAGAGCCTCGGACTTATTGGCCTTGAGGAGTCCATGGATAAGCTTGTCAAACTGATGGCTTTAGACGACCAAGAGATTGCAGAGCTGCTGGCTTTTGACAGTGAAGATACAGAGCAACTAGTTCAGGTGGTACCTATCTTTGGATCTGCAGGTGTTGGCAAAACAACACTTGCCAGAACCTTCTACCGTAACTTCGGGGGGAAATTCCAGTGCCGGGCTTTCGTGCGGGTGTCTCGAAATCCAGATATGAGGAGGATGCTTTCCAGCATGCTCTCACAAATTAAGGCACCGCCGGTTCATGGCTTTCCTGATGTGCAGGACCTTATTGACCATATCAGAGGATATCTGCAATGCAAAAG ATACTTGattgtaattgatgacttatgggCCTCCTCGACATGGGATATTATTAGCCGTGCTTTCCCTGATGGTGATTGTTGCTGCAGAATAATAGTAACCACGGAAATCAAGGATGTAGCATTGGCATGCAGTAGGTATCAGTTTAAGTACATGTATGAGATGAGTCCTCTTAACGGTGATCAGTCAAGACAGTTATTCCTCGGTAGAGTTTTTGGGTCTGAAAATGGTTGTCCTCCAGATTTCAAAGAAGTTACATATGAGATTATCCGAAAATGTGGAGGTTTACCATTAGCAACTGAAAATATAGCCAGCATGTTAGCATGTGAATTAAACATTGATCAATGGAAGCACATACGAGATTCTTTACCCTCTGTTTTGAGATTGAGGACAGACCCTAGTTCGGAAGGGTTGAAAGAAGTTCTGAACATTATTTATGATAATCTTTCACCATATTTGAAGACATGCTTGCTATATCTTATTATGTATCCAGAGGGAAGCACTATCAGCAAGGACGAATTAGTGACGCAATGGATAACTGAAGATTTTATCGGCGAAGGGCAAGACAGGGAGAAAATTGCACGGCATTATTTTGATGAGCTTGTGAGTAGAGGAATGATCCAACCTCTTGACAGAAATTATAACGATGAGGTGTTGACATGTACAGTTCACCACATGGTACTAGATCTTATTAGGTACAAATCTCTGGAGGAGAATTTCATCATTATTGTGAGTTGTTTTCAAACAATTACAGGTCTTCCTGACAAGGTTCGTCGACTGTCTGTCCAGTTCGGTGGTGCAAAATGTGCTAATATACCGGCAGACTTTATGATGACTCAAGTTAGATCGCTTATATTTTTTGGCTTCTTGAACTGTGTGCCTTCCTTTGTGGAATATAAGCTGCTTCGAGTTCTGATTCTTCATATCTGGGCTGATCAAAGCAAAATATTTGACCTCACTAGAATTAGCAAACTGTTTCAGCTGAGGTATCTGAAAATTGATTGCAACATCACTGTCCATTTGCCAGACGAGATTCAGCAGCTACGATTCTTGGAGACATTGGAATTGCATGCACCAGTAAGTGATATGCCATCGGATATTAGTTGCTTGCCCTTACTTCACACGCTGGGCTATTTTGATCTCGGCAAGAACTCAATAGAGAATGTACAGAGCCTTGGCGAGCTGAACAATCTCCAAGACCTTCATCTCACCTGGTCTAACATATCAGACCCTGACAATCTGAAGAACAATATGCAATGCCTGGGCTCAATTCTCCGGAAACTCGGCAACCTCAAGTCTTTAACTTTAGTACGTGCAGCCTCCTCTCATGCAGATGTAACTCTAATACGTGCAGCCTCCTCTCATCCAGATGTTTTAGACGATGCTGGTGGTGCAATCTTGGGTATTTCTGGCGATGTCTTGAGCAGCGTGTCCTCTCCCCCGCCCCTTCTTCAGAGGCTTGAGCTGTCAGGGCGCTGTTGCATCTTTGCCAGCCTACCTGAGTGGACCAAAGAACTTGGCAATCTCTGCATTTTGAAGATTTCAGTTAGGAAGTTGTTGAGGAAAGATATTGATATCCTCAAAGGATTGCCAGCTCTCATGGCTCTCTCGCTGTACGTTTGGACTGCCCCTGTAGGAAAGGTCGTCTTTGATAGTGAGGGGTTCTCAATTCTCAAATACTTCAAGTTTACATGTGCTGCCCCATGCCTGGCATTTCTGATAGGATCAATGCCTAGCGTCCGGGAGCTTAAGCTAGCATTCAATGCTAATAGAATGGAGCAATACAGCCAGATAGTTGCTGGCTTAGAGTACCTGATAGAACTTAAAGAGATAACTGCAAAAGTTGGGGGCACTGGTGCGGATGAATCTGATAAAAGGTACGCGGAGTCGGCATTGAGGGGCGCCATTGCCAATCATCCATGCGCTCCTATAATCACAGTACAATGTGTAGATCGGATTTTGTATGGTGAGGACGATATGAGTGCCGTCACACAAGAACAAGAACACTGGACTCTGGAAGAAGAACATGAGATACAAGAGGAATCACTTGATCCTCTTCCTGAACTTATTCCCATTCCAAGCACACAAACACAAATGAGAGATGGAAGCCAGAATGGTGGAACAGATAGCTCAAGGGAGGTGCTGACACAAACAAGAGAGGAAGTTCAGGATGAATTAATAGAAAGATCGATGGAGGTCCTGACACATGAACGGGAACACTTAACTCTGGAAAGACAACACGAGATTCATGAGGAATTGCTTGATCCTCTTCCTGAAGTTGTTTCCACTTCAAGCACACAGACACAAGTGAGAGAGGAAGTGCGGGATGGAGAAATAGGGAGATCGATGGAGGTGCTGACACAAGAGCAAGAACAGTGTATCGTGGAACAACAAGATGAAATGACAGACGGAGTGCTGGATGTACAAATAGGGACATTGATGGAGGTGTTAGCACAAGAAGAGCAATGGCGGAATAATATGCAGAATAGTGGAATCGGGAGATCGATGGCGGTGGTGAGCGCTTCCCATGGCACCTTGGATCCCCTACTGGACAAGCTCAATGCTTTGCTCAGCGAGGAGTATGGCAACTTGGAAGGTGTCCTCCATGAAGTCAGTGCCCTCAAATCTGAGCTGACATTAATGCATACGGCGGTAAGAAAGTACACGATGCTAGAAGATCCAGATGTCCAGGTGAAGTTATGGCTATCGTTGCTGAGGGAGTTTTCCTATGATGCAGAGGATTACATTGATAAGTTCATTCACCAGCTCGACAATGGCGGACATCATGGCGGATTCAAGCAGATCTTCGGCAAGACTGCTTGCCAGCTGAAGACGCTTGGATCTCAGCATGAAATTGCAGAAAAAATCGATGAGCTGAAAGATCGTGCCAAGAACTTGAAAGCGAGTAGTTACAAGATGGATGATACTGCTTGCATCACATCTTGCCATTCCACCGTGGATCCCCAGTTGGCTGCTCTTTTTGTTGATTCTGCACACCTTGTGGGCATTGACAGTCCAAGAGATGATCTTGCCAAGTGGACGGTCGAAGTAGGAAACAGCTCGGCCAAGCATCATTGCAGGATGTTATCTATTGTTGGGTTTGGTGGATTGGGAAAGACAACACTAGCGAATGAGGTGTATCGCAAGGCTAAAGGGCATTTCCATTGTCAGGCTTTTGTATCAGTCTCACAAAAGCCAGATATAAAGAAAATTCTCATGAACTTGATCTCCCAAGTGTCTCCCCATGGATTCACGAAAGATACTTACAATTGGGACAAAATGAGATTCATTAGAGAGCTAAGAAAACTGCTAAAGGATAAGAG GTATCTTGTTGTCATTGATGATATATGGTCCATATCGGCATGGAACATTATCAAGTGTGCTTTTCCAGAGAATAACTGTTCTAGCAGAGTTATAACTACTACACGCATTATTGAAGTTGCAAGGTCATGTTGTATGGGTCAAGATGACCGCATGTATGAAATGCAACCCTTAAGTGATTTTCATTCTAAAAGATTGTTCTTGAGAAGAATTTTTGGGTCCAAGGATAGTCCCGATATGCTGAAAGAAGtttcaaatgaaattttgaaaaaatgtggAGGCCTGCCGTTGGCAATTATCAGTGTATCTAGTTTATTGGCAAATAGGCCAGCTAACAAAGAGGAGTGGGAAAAAGTTTGTGCATTGGACAAAGACATAGGTCTAGAGGAAATGAACAGAATACTATGCCTTAGCTACAATGCTCTTCCAGATAATCTCAAGACTTGTTTGTTGTATTTAAGTAATTTTCCTGAGGGCTGTGTgattgagagagagagattagTGAGGCGGTGGATAGCAGAAGGCTTTATCTCTGAAAATCATGGGCAGAGTCAGCAAGAGGTCGCAGAGTGGTATTTCTATGAGTTTATCAATAGAAGTATGATTCAAGCAGTGGACATCCGCTATGATGGTAAGGCTCGTGCATGTCGAGTCCATAACATGATGCTTGAACTCATCATTTCAAAGTCAGCTGAGGATAATTTTGTCATGGTGATTCGTAGCAGGCAGACTGGTTTGGTAAATCGCCATGGTTGTATTCGACGGCTATCAGTCCAGCACATTGACCAGAATCTTGCATCTGTATTGGCAAATGAAGATCTAAGCCATGTTCGCTCTTTAACAGTAACATCATCAAGTTGCATCGAACACTTGCCTAGTCTTGCTTGCTTTGAAAATTTGCGTGTACTAGATTTTGAAGGGTGTGATGGATTGGAAAAGTATCACATGAAGGGTCTTGGCAAGTTTTTCCAACTAAAGTACCTGAGCCTTAGGGGCACTTGGATATCACATCTACCATCAGAAGTTGTGATGTTACATAATCTAGAGACCCTAGATATTAGGGAGACACATGTAGAAGAGTTGCCTGCTGAAATTGTCCACCTTACGAAGCTACAACATCTTATCGCTTCAACAGATTATGTAATGCCTGGAATAAAGATACCAGATGGAATCGGGAATATGAGGAACTTACAGGTATTGTTGGGCTGTGGTATCAGCTCGGGTTCTGTTGGTGCACTAGAGGAACTCGGTAACTTGACCAATTTGAATGAGCTCGATGTACAGTATTGGGGAATAGGATCCGAGTACAAGTGGCATGAAGACAGGTTCCTCTCCTCATTAATCAAGCTTGGTAGCTGCAAGCTACAGTCTTTTAGGATATGGAGGAAGTGCCCTGGTGATGTCAAGTTCTTAGAATCATGGTTCCCTCTGCCATTTTCCCTCCAAAGATTTGAGATGAGCGGCTGCTACAGTTTCAAGTGGATTCCATGCTGGATTTCACCAGCACTGACCAGTCTTGCATACCTAGAAATTAATATAGTGGAAGTAACGCAGACGGATCTGTGCATACTTGGAGAGATGCCTGCCTTGCTTCACCTGAGGCTAACATGCCGGACTTTCAGAAAAGAAAGGCTTATTTTTTACGGCAGAGGATTCCAGCATTTGAAGGAATTTGTTTACGATGCTGCTGTATTGCCATCGGGAAACCTTCTGTTTATGGAAGGGGCACTGCCAATGCTCGAGGATCTTAGCCTAATCTACTGTGTATCAATGGTTAATGCTTATGGGTTTTTCTTGGGTATCGAGCACCTCCCAAGACTGAAAAATGCACAAATTCACCTCTACAAACAGGGCGCGGCATCTTCTGATATCGCTTCCGCAGAAGTTACTATCAGGAATGAAGCAGATGACAATCCCAACTGTCCCAGAGTAACTCTGGTAGAACATGTAAAGAGGGAGGATTATTGCTCTGACGGCTGTCCTAACAGAACCGTGACAGATCAAGGACTAGATGCCAATACAACTAACCAGAAGGTATTGATCATTTTTTTTACCAAGTTTTAG
- the LOC123150764 gene encoding 60S ribosomal protein L5, mitochondrial has protein sequence MAIGSLVAAASRSSRHALASAAISQAAYRARQHAGVPPLLSRLAPLARAFSSSPAAADVDSDLPVMEVQKRRVGKKAKGAKSGKAMMFPLHFHYEDVLREDLLLKLNHTNTMEVPGLFEIRLVPKSTTGAKIQFGKLAMEILCGQRCIQAELPAHLKGKATNAYLGSQKDAVSLRQSIIRGHGMYNFLVRVLTVMSMLDSKVAIEQRNCVKFFMATEFCEFSPEIEDHFEIFETIGGFNVTIVTTACSKEETSLLWSGFLLKDEGEIS, from the exons ATGGCCATCGGGTCTCTCGTCGCAGCCGCGTCCAGGTCCAGCCGCCACGccctcgcctccgccgccatctCCCAG GCGGCTTACAGGGCGCGCCAGCACGCCGGAGTGCCTCCTCTGCTCTCGCGGCTTGCACCACTCGCCCGCGCCTTCAG CTCAAGCCCTGCAGCAGCCGATGTCGATTCAGATCTCCCTGTCATGGAAGTGCAG AAACGGCGGGTGGGCAAAAAGGCCAAGGGCGCGAAAAGCGGAAAAGCCATGATGTTCCCACTCCATTTCCACTATGAAGATGTGTTGCGTGAGGATCTGTTGCTCAAACTGAACCACACCAACACCATGGAGGTCCCTGGGTTGTTTGAGATCCGACTGGTGCCCAAGTCTACCACCGGTGCCAAAATCCAGTTTGGGAAACTGGCCATGGAGATTCTGTGCGGCCAGAGGTGCATACAGGCAGAACTGCCTGCCCATCTGAAAGGGAAGGCGACCAACGCATACCTGGGGTCCCAGAAAGACGCCGTGTCCCTGAGGCAGAGCATCATCCGAGGGCACGGGATGTACAACTTCCTGGTCAGGGTCCTGACGGTGATGTCTATGCTGGACTCCAAGGTGGCGATCGAGCAGAGGAACTGCGTAAAGTTCTTCATGGCCACGGAGTTCTGCGAGTTCTCCCCCGAGATAGAGGACCACTTTGAGATCTTTGAGACCATCGGAGGGTTCAACGTGACCATCGTCACCACGGCCTGCTCGAAGGAGGAGACCTCGCTGCTGTGGAGCGGCTTCTTGCTCAAGGATGAAGGTGAGATCAGCTAA